A DNA window from Altererythrobacter sp. B11 contains the following coding sequences:
- a CDS encoding cation diffusion facilitator family transporter, which yields MSTIRYIKSNLVLFGALTANLGIAIAKFVAASITGSSSMLSEGFHSVVDSLNQVLMLYGEHRSGKQPDARHPFGYGRELYFWAFVVAILIFAVGAGLSFYEGYIHYIEPEELRDPTVNYVVLGVAMLLEGGSWMIAVREFASSKGNDGWWAAIRESKDPSVFVVVFEDSAALAGLVVAAIGVWASHHFDAPRLDGVASMVIGGILAMVAVLLAREAKGLLIGERADPRTIRKVRERVAAQPWVTHVNHVRTIHSAPRSIFVAISADLDDGLTMGDGERLIEELEAELKAEIPELSSIYIRPERREDAIEAGQL from the coding sequence ATGAGCACGATCCGCTATATCAAGAGCAATCTCGTGCTGTTCGGCGCGCTGACCGCGAATCTGGGCATCGCGATCGCCAAGTTCGTGGCGGCGAGCATCACGGGCTCCTCCTCCATGCTGTCCGAAGGATTCCACTCGGTCGTCGACAGCCTCAACCAGGTGCTGATGCTTTATGGGGAGCATCGTTCGGGCAAACAGCCCGATGCGCGGCATCCCTTCGGCTATGGGCGGGAGCTGTATTTCTGGGCCTTCGTGGTGGCGATCCTGATATTTGCCGTGGGCGCCGGCCTCTCCTTCTACGAAGGCTATATCCATTATATCGAGCCGGAAGAGCTGCGAGACCCGACGGTCAACTATGTCGTGCTGGGCGTGGCCATGCTGCTCGAAGGAGGATCGTGGATGATCGCGGTGCGCGAATTCGCCAGCAGCAAGGGGAATGACGGTTGGTGGGCAGCGATCCGCGAATCCAAGGATCCTTCCGTTTTCGTGGTGGTGTTCGAAGATTCGGCGGCGCTTGCCGGACTGGTCGTGGCGGCCATCGGCGTGTGGGCGAGCCATCATTTCGACGCGCCGCGACTGGACGGTGTCGCCTCCATGGTGATCGGGGGCATCTTGGCCATGGTGGCGGTGCTGCTGGCCCGCGAGGCGAAAGGCCTGCTGATTGGCGAGCGGGCCGATCCGCGCACGATCCGCAAGGTCCGGGAAAGGGTCGCTGCGCAGCCGTGGGTGACCCACGTCAATCATGTGCGCACGATCCATTCCGCACCGCGCAGCATCTTCGTGGCCATCAGCGCCGATCTCGACGACGGGCTGACGATGGGTGATGGGGAGCGGCTGATCGAGGAACTGGAGGCCGAGCTGAAGGCCGAAATTCCCGAGCTTTCCTCGATCTATATCCGGCCGGAGCGGCGGGAAGACGCCATCGAGGCGGGCCAGCTATAA
- a CDS encoding superoxide dismutase yields the protein MAFELMPLPYDSEALAPAISAETLSFHHGKHHKTYIDKTNAAVEGTDLAGKPLEDVIASARGSNQGLFNNSAQSWNHGFYWHSLSPDAVVPTDELASMIDAAFGSFDELKTKLADRGAGHFASGWVWLAEKDGKLSIEETHDGDTLADSGFNPLLTIDVWEHAYYLDHQNARPNYLKAVIDGHLNWSFAAENLSRGTAWKYPG from the coding sequence ATGGCTTTCGAACTGATGCCCCTGCCCTATGACAGCGAGGCACTGGCTCCCGCGATTTCCGCCGAAACGCTGAGCTTCCACCACGGCAAGCATCACAAGACCTATATCGACAAGACCAATGCCGCCGTCGAAGGCACCGACCTCGCCGGCAAGCCGCTGGAAGACGTGATCGCCTCCGCGCGCGGCAGCAACCAGGGCCTGTTCAACAACTCCGCGCAGAGCTGGAACCACGGCTTCTACTGGCATTCCCTCTCGCCCGACGCCGTGGTGCCGACGGATGAGCTCGCCAGCATGATCGACGCGGCGTTCGGCAGCTTTGACGAACTGAAGACCAAGCTGGCCGATCGCGGCGCAGGCCACTTCGCCAGCGGCTGGGTGTGGCTGGCCGAGAAGGACGGCAAGCTTTCCATCGAGGAAACGCATGATGGCGACACGCTGGCGGATAGCGGCTTCAACCCGCTGCTGACGATCGACGTGTGGGAACACGCCTATTACCTCGATCACCAGAACGCCCGCCCCAACTATCTGAAGGCTGTCATCGACGGCCATCTGAACTGGAGCTTCGCGGCCGAGAACCTCTCGCGCGGGACGGCGTGGAAATATCCGGGCTGA
- a CDS encoding dicarboxylate/amino acid:cation symporter, translating into MARAGDSNALQQIELPAGRTLAALVVGLALGWALAGGNASESVLAVSGPVGRVWLSALQMTIIPLVAALLVTGIARMVATARAGTMARRTLMAIVAVLAAGSVLAGVLTPLLLEVFPIPGVSAAALAVTGGPPQEVPGIGAFLESLVAPNVFAAAAETAMLPLIVFFVALAVAITRLEEGQRETLLRLFAGLGNAMLIVIGWVLWLAPAGVFALAIGVGLRSGGGAFAALGHYILLVSTTGLLILLAAYGLALLAARQSLPAFARAVMPAQAVALSTQSSLASLPAMLGSCRQLGVREATADFVLPLAVAIFRATSPAMNLAVAIYVARLTGVVLTPTVIATGVAVALVTTVGSVSLPGAVSFVTSIGPIALAMGVPVEPLALLVAVEMLPDIVRTVGNVTMDVAVTAWIDRGHPAPGEPATDHSPNG; encoded by the coding sequence ATGGCCAGAGCCGGCGATAGCAACGCATTGCAGCAGATTGAGCTTCCGGCCGGCCGGACTCTCGCCGCCTTGGTGGTGGGCCTGGCGCTCGGCTGGGCGCTTGCCGGAGGCAATGCGAGCGAATCTGTGCTGGCGGTGAGCGGGCCCGTCGGGAGGGTCTGGCTGAGTGCCTTGCAGATGACGATCATCCCGCTGGTGGCCGCGCTGCTGGTGACCGGCATTGCGCGGATGGTGGCGACGGCGCGGGCGGGCACGATGGCCCGGCGCACGCTGATGGCGATTGTCGCCGTGCTCGCCGCCGGGTCGGTCCTCGCCGGCGTGCTCACCCCGCTGCTGCTGGAGGTCTTTCCCATTCCCGGCGTCTCGGCCGCTGCGCTGGCGGTTACGGGCGGCCCGCCGCAGGAGGTGCCGGGCATCGGCGCCTTTCTGGAATCGCTGGTCGCACCGAATGTCTTCGCCGCCGCGGCCGAAACGGCCATGCTCCCGCTGATCGTGTTCTTCGTCGCCCTCGCGGTGGCGATCACGCGATTGGAGGAGGGGCAGCGGGAAACGCTGCTCCGCCTGTTCGCGGGGCTGGGCAATGCCATGCTGATCGTGATCGGCTGGGTGCTGTGGCTTGCCCCGGCCGGTGTGTTTGCGCTGGCGATCGGGGTGGGGCTACGCAGCGGCGGGGGCGCTTTCGCCGCACTGGGGCATTACATCCTGCTGGTTTCCACCACCGGGCTGCTGATCCTCCTCGCGGCGTATGGGCTGGCGCTGCTGGCGGCGCGGCAGTCGCTGCCGGCCTTCGCCCGCGCCGTGATGCCGGCGCAGGCCGTGGCGCTGTCCACCCAAAGCTCGCTGGCGAGCCTGCCGGCCATGCTCGGCTCCTGCCGGCAGCTGGGGGTTCGCGAGGCGACGGCCGACTTCGTCCTGCCGCTGGCGGTGGCGATCTTCCGCGCAACCAGCCCGGCGATGAACCTCGCGGTGGCGATCTATGTCGCGCGGCTCACCGGCGTCGTCCTGACGCCGACGGTGATCGCCACCGGCGTGGCCGTGGCGCTGGTCACCACGGTGGGTTCGGTCAGCCTTCCCGGCGCCGTCAGCTTCGTCACCTCGATCGGGCCGATCGCCCTGGCGATGGGCGTGCCGGTGGAGCCGCTGGCGCTGCTGGTGGCGGTGGAAATGCTGCCCGATATCGTTCGCACCGTGGGCAATGTGACGATGGACGTCGCCGTTACCGCCTGGATCGATCGCGGCCACCCGGCGCCCGGCGAACCGGCAACGGACCATAGTCCGAACGGTTGA
- the glmM gene encoding phosphoglucosamine mutase encodes MGRSFFGTDGIRGRANAGVLTAATAMKVGQAAGCHFLRGTHKHRVVIGKDTRLSGYMMETALVAGFTSVGMDVIMTGPLPTPAVALLAREMRADLGVMISASHNPFADNGIKLFGPDGFKLSDADEEAIERAMREEQPLAQGEAIGRARRIEDSRGRYIHAIKQSLPSNIRLDGLKIVVDCANGAAYTVAPTAIWELGAEVIAMGVEPDGLNINDGVGSTDLAAIKARVVAEGADIGIALDGDADRLIVIDEKGNAVDGDQIMALIGTRLAEAGTLRGGGVVATIMSNLGLERMLNARGLNLVRTKVGDRHVLEEMRRGGYNVGGEQSGHMILLDHATTGDGCIAALQVLASLVRSRKRASELLHLFDPVPQLLKNVTYAGGNPLEHATVKAAIAEGEAALAGRGRLVIRKSGTEPKIRVMAEGDEAGEVERVVNDICSAVQAAAA; translated from the coding sequence ATGGGACGCAGCTTTTTCGGCACCGATGGGATCCGCGGCCGCGCCAATGCCGGCGTGCTCACCGCCGCCACGGCCATGAAGGTGGGTCAGGCAGCGGGCTGCCATTTCCTGCGCGGCACGCACAAGCACCGCGTGGTGATCGGCAAGGACACGCGCCTTTCCGGCTATATGATGGAGACCGCGCTGGTCGCCGGCTTCACCAGCGTCGGCATGGATGTGATCATGACCGGCCCCCTCCCCACCCCGGCAGTCGCCCTGCTGGCGCGGGAAATGCGCGCGGACCTCGGCGTGATGATCTCCGCCAGTCACAACCCTTTCGCGGACAACGGCATCAAGCTGTTCGGGCCGGACGGCTTCAAGCTGTCCGACGCGGATGAGGAAGCGATCGAGCGCGCGATGCGGGAAGAACAGCCGCTGGCGCAGGGCGAGGCCATCGGCCGGGCACGGCGGATCGAGGATTCGCGCGGGCGCTACATCCACGCGATCAAGCAGTCCCTCCCCTCCAACATCCGGCTGGACGGGCTGAAGATCGTGGTCGATTGCGCAAATGGTGCCGCCTACACGGTCGCCCCCACCGCCATCTGGGAACTGGGCGCCGAAGTGATCGCCATGGGCGTGGAACCCGATGGCCTCAACATCAACGACGGCGTCGGCTCGACCGATCTCGCCGCGATCAAGGCGCGTGTGGTGGCCGAGGGAGCCGACATCGGCATTGCGCTGGATGGCGATGCCGACCGGCTGATCGTGATCGACGAGAAGGGCAACGCCGTGGATGGCGACCAGATCATGGCACTGATCGGCACGCGCCTGGCCGAAGCCGGCACTTTGCGCGGCGGCGGGGTGGTGGCCACGATCATGTCCAATCTCGGGCTGGAGCGGATGCTGAACGCCCGCGGTCTGAACCTCGTGCGTACGAAGGTGGGCGACCGCCACGTGCTGGAGGAGATGCGCCGGGGCGGATACAATGTCGGCGGGGAGCAATCGGGCCACATGATCCTGCTCGACCACGCAACCACCGGCGATGGCTGCATCGCCGCACTGCAGGTGCTCGCCTCGCTGGTCCGTTCGCGCAAGCGCGCCAGCGAATTGCTGCATCTGTTCGATCCGGTGCCGCAGCTGCTCAAGAACGTGACCTATGCCGGCGGCAATCCGTTGGAGCATGCCACGGTGAAGGCGGCGATTGCCGAAGGCGAGGCAGCGCTGGCTGGGCGCGGGCGGCTGGTGATCCGCAAATCCGGCACCGAGCCCAAGATCCGCGTCATGGCGGAAGGCGACGAAGCCGGCGAAGTGGAGCGCGTGGTGAACGATATCTGCAGCGCAGTGCAGGCAGCCGCAGCATGA
- a CDS encoding DUF1272 domain-containing protein → MSLEMRPDCERCGADLPASAPGAFICSLECTFCAECAEALDDRCPNCGGELVDRPTRPRRWLDSYPASTLRRHKPA, encoded by the coding sequence ATGAGCCTGGAGATGCGCCCCGATTGCGAACGCTGCGGAGCCGATCTGCCGGCGTCCGCGCCCGGCGCCTTCATTTGCAGCCTGGAGTGCACCTTCTGCGCCGAATGCGCCGAGGCGCTGGATGATCGCTGCCCGAACTGCGGCGGCGAACTGGTCGATCGTCCCACCCGCCCCCGGCGATGGCTCGATTCCTACCCGGCTTCCACCCTGCGGCGCCACAAGCCGGCATGA
- the thiD gene encoding bifunctional hydroxymethylpyrimidine kinase/phosphomethylpyrimidine kinase gives MNAPPRILAIAGSDSSGGAGIQADIKTVTMLGGYAMTAITAVTAQNTTGVQAVEVLPAEFVAAQIDSCLSDIGVDAVKIGMLGSAAIAHGAADAIGNLQVPIVFDPVMIATSGAVLADGETIAAFRRLMDIATLVTPNLPELEALTERACKDGDAIYEAAAALCAQHGCHVLAKGGHAEGERVTDLLVKPDGSAVAFDHARIETRHTHGTGCTLSSAIATLLGHGQSVEHSVRLARQFVFKAIKAAPGFGAGHGPMGHQGVR, from the coding sequence ATGAACGCCCCACCCCGCATCCTGGCGATTGCCGGCTCCGACAGCTCGGGCGGTGCGGGCATCCAGGCGGACATCAAGACCGTCACGATGCTCGGCGGCTATGCGATGACCGCCATCACGGCCGTCACCGCGCAGAACACCACCGGCGTGCAGGCGGTGGAAGTGCTGCCGGCGGAATTTGTCGCGGCGCAGATCGACAGCTGCCTGTCGGACATCGGCGTGGACGCGGTGAAGATCGGCATGCTCGGCTCCGCCGCCATCGCCCATGGCGCGGCCGATGCCATCGGCAACCTGCAAGTGCCGATCGTCTTCGATCCGGTCATGATCGCCACCAGCGGCGCCGTGCTGGCTGACGGGGAGACGATCGCGGCTTTCCGCCGGCTGATGGACATCGCCACGCTGGTAACACCGAACCTGCCCGAGCTCGAAGCTTTGACGGAGCGAGCCTGCAAGGATGGCGACGCGATCTACGAAGCGGCCGCAGCGCTCTGTGCGCAACATGGCTGCCATGTCCTCGCCAAGGGCGGACATGCCGAAGGGGAGCGGGTGACCGACCTGCTGGTCAAGCCCGATGGCTCCGCCGTCGCCTTCGACCATGCGCGGATCGAGACCCGCCACACGCATGGCACAGGCTGCACGCTGTCATCCGCGATCGCGACCCTGCTGGGCCATGGGCAGAGCGTGGAACATTCGGTGCGGCTGGCGCGGCAATTCGTCTTCAAGGCGATCAAGGCCGCGCCCGGCTTCGGCGCCGGGCATGGCCCCATGGGGCATCAGGGGGTCCGTTAG
- a CDS encoding LOG family protein: MSDSEDVERAERAERADRDLGDRAFYRAEQEANFAEAAPQQTPQTQHPAYRLAFRDTDFLLRDELRPVRFQLELLKPEMLLDEARVGSTLVMYGSARIPPPEAVETALEGAKDLPVEERLVVERLAEKAKYYAEAYKLARLVSEKSIIEDGRRQFVVCSGGGPSIMEAANKGASDAGAESIGLNIVLPHEQAPNPYVTPYLSFQFHYFALRKMHFLMRARAVAVFPGGFGTFDEMFELLTLIQTGKMKPIPVLLFGKEFWTRVIDFGALAREGTISQADLDLITWCETADEAWDHITRFYELHGPRLPEF; encoded by the coding sequence GTGAGCGACAGTGAGGATGTGGAACGCGCCGAGCGTGCGGAGCGGGCAGACCGCGATCTGGGCGACCGGGCTTTCTACCGCGCCGAGCAGGAGGCGAACTTCGCCGAGGCTGCCCCGCAGCAGACGCCGCAGACGCAGCACCCCGCCTACCGTCTGGCCTTCCGTGACACCGATTTCCTGCTGCGCGACGAATTGCGCCCGGTCCGCTTCCAGCTGGAACTGCTGAAGCCGGAAATGCTGCTGGACGAAGCGCGCGTGGGCTCCACGCTGGTGATGTATGGCTCCGCCCGCATACCGCCGCCGGAGGCCGTGGAAACGGCGCTGGAAGGCGCGAAGGATCTGCCGGTCGAGGAACGGCTGGTGGTGGAGCGGCTGGCCGAGAAGGCGAAATACTATGCGGAGGCCTACAAGCTTGCCCGGCTGGTGAGCGAAAAGTCCATCATCGAGGATGGGCGGCGGCAGTTCGTCGTCTGCTCGGGCGGCGGGCCCTCGATCATGGAAGCCGCCAACAAGGGCGCGTCGGATGCCGGCGCCGAATCCATCGGGCTAAACATCGTGCTGCCGCACGAGCAGGCGCCGAACCCCTATGTGACGCCCTATCTCTCGTTCCAGTTCCACTATTTCGCGCTGCGCAAGATGCACTTCCTGATGCGCGCGCGGGCGGTGGCGGTGTTCCCCGGCGGCTTCGGCACGTTCGACGAGATGTTCGAGCTGCTGACGCTGATCCAGACCGGCAAGATGAAGCCGATCCCCGTGCTGCTGTTCGGCAAGGAATTCTGGACCCGGGTGATCGACTTCGGCGCGCTGGCCCGTGAAGGCACGATCTCACAGGCCGATCTCGATCTCATCACCTGGTGCGAGACGGCGGACGAGGCGTGGGATCACATCACGCGGTTCTACGAACTGCACGGCCCGCGCCTGCCGGAGTTCTAA
- a CDS encoding AAA family ATPase, translating into MATRNIFARGERTPSGLLHIPTEGGAIEMILPEDQTFDLIDPATWADVEPPTRQWVLEGWLPHRRAAYITGAGGAGKSLLGQQLATCIAMGLPFLGIPTRQAPAIYLTAEDDSDELQRRQRAICRALKISEADLHMRFFPISLFGRSDNEMVDFTREDGMRELPAWQLLKNTARETGAQFIVLDNVSHVFAGSEIDRAQVTAFANRLNGLASEIDGSVLLIGHPNKQGVGKADKQSDAYSGSTAWENAFRARLLFDTPKSEEAQDDPDLRQLSLPKANYARKGCAIDVRWFEGAFICDGDLPPSVADEVRQVSAHTAANEAFLRCLDAAIRQKRAVSHVPGVNYAPKIFSEMTEGRGYSPEAFKGAMNRLVHLGAIAFEQRLWKGENYHWKVGIARPESDPPTPANPLADSAKNGGKPSANPSANPSANHPPTPVKNGGKPSANPRPPTSPYTTYRGGEPPWEGSPPFDPDELDWN; encoded by the coding sequence ATGGCCACTCGCAACATCTTCGCGAGGGGCGAGCGGACGCCGTCCGGTCTCCTTCACATCCCGACCGAAGGCGGTGCCATCGAGATGATATTGCCTGAGGACCAGACCTTCGATCTGATCGATCCGGCCACATGGGCGGACGTGGAGCCACCCACACGCCAGTGGGTGCTGGAAGGCTGGCTCCCCCACCGCCGCGCAGCCTACATTACCGGCGCCGGCGGTGCGGGCAAATCACTTCTCGGCCAGCAGCTGGCAACATGCATCGCTATGGGGCTCCCGTTCCTTGGCATCCCCACACGCCAGGCGCCCGCGATCTATCTGACAGCGGAGGATGACAGCGACGAGTTGCAGAGGCGCCAGCGCGCCATCTGCCGTGCGCTTAAGATTTCCGAGGCCGATCTGCATATGAGGTTCTTCCCAATCTCACTGTTCGGCCGATCCGATAACGAGATGGTGGACTTCACGCGCGAGGACGGGATGCGCGAGCTTCCCGCGTGGCAGCTGCTCAAGAACACAGCGCGAGAGACCGGCGCGCAGTTCATCGTGCTGGATAACGTCTCACACGTGTTCGCCGGCAGCGAGATCGACCGCGCCCAAGTGACGGCCTTCGCCAATCGGCTCAACGGGCTGGCCAGCGAGATCGACGGAAGCGTTTTGCTGATCGGGCACCCGAACAAGCAGGGTGTCGGGAAAGCAGACAAGCAGAGTGACGCCTATTCAGGCTCCACTGCGTGGGAGAATGCCTTCCGCGCGAGGCTCCTCTTCGACACTCCAAAAAGCGAGGAAGCGCAGGATGACCCTGATCTCCGCCAGCTGTCATTGCCGAAAGCGAACTACGCACGCAAGGGCTGCGCGATCGACGTCCGGTGGTTCGAGGGGGCGTTCATCTGCGACGGGGATCTACCGCCATCGGTGGCCGATGAAGTCCGCCAGGTGAGCGCGCACACGGCCGCAAACGAGGCCTTCCTGCGCTGCCTTGATGCGGCAATCCGTCAGAAGCGAGCAGTCTCACACGTACCCGGCGTCAACTATGCTCCGAAGATTTTCTCGGAAATGACAGAGGGCCGCGGCTATTCGCCAGAAGCCTTCAAGGGGGCGATGAACCGCCTCGTCCACCTTGGCGCAATCGCGTTCGAGCAGCGACTATGGAAGGGCGAAAACTACCACTGGAAGGTGGGCATTGCGCGTCCCGAAAGCGATCCGCCAACCCCCGCCAACCCTTTGGCGGATTCTGCCAAAAATGGCGGAAAACCGTCCGCCAACCCCTCCGCCAACCCTTCCGCCAACCATCCGCCAACCCCTGTCAAAAATGGCGGAAAACCGTCCGCCAACCCCCGTCCGCCAACCTCCCCCTATACTACGTATAGGGGGGGCGAGCCCCCTTGGGAGGGCTCGCCCCCCTTCGATCCCGACGAACTGGACTGGAACTGA
- a CDS encoding HNH endonuclease signature motif containing protein codes for MAKWPYNTTVWQKLRRLKLQLEPFCEECLGIDRFVEASHVDHRHAISQGGDPFPSVDQLASLCPSCHSAKTARGPEAGAVRTRKPRKGCNPDGSPLDPHHPWAANNRARRLFGKSGHRH; via the coding sequence ATGGCTAAGTGGCCGTACAACACCACCGTCTGGCAGAAGCTGCGCCGCCTCAAGCTCCAGCTGGAGCCGTTCTGCGAGGAGTGCCTTGGGATCGACCGCTTCGTCGAAGCGAGCCATGTCGATCATCGCCACGCCATCTCGCAAGGCGGCGACCCGTTCCCGTCCGTCGACCAGCTCGCCAGCCTCTGCCCCTCCTGCCACAGCGCCAAGACGGCGCGCGGGCCGGAGGCTGGTGCTGTCCGCACTCGGAAGCCTCGCAAGGGCTGTAATCCCGATGGATCGCCACTTGATCCACATCATCCGTGGGCTGCAAATAATCGAGCAAGGCGATTATTCGGCAAGAGCGGGCATCGACATTAA
- a CDS encoding terminase large subunit, giving the protein MGKRGPGAARQIAAGAGARQAAQDLFNPAPAAPAPHPWEAEGLTRAERVIAFLEDLPVTKGFGEGEKVRLEPFQREWLQAIYGDRQDGRRQVRRGLLSVARGNGKTVLCAGLSLCHLIGPEAERRGECYSAAAVKEQAALIFAEMEATIMATPWMAARVNIKAFTKEITDPQTGSIYRALASDGKSVHGLASSFIVCDELAQWGKRELYDVLATSMGKRAEPLMLVIGTQSPRAENIMSELVDYAARIDSGEIEDPSFHGRVYAVPEDADPFDPKNWPLANPALGKFRSAEELAQEAKRASRMPTFEPAFRNLYCNQRVDAEPKAINPAEWELCGGAFDLAALAGRPCYAGLDLSSTRDLSALALYFPEDGGALVLHAWCPKENLADREETDRVPYRVWSKQGHIEATPGRAIDKRFIAARLAEVRACYDLRGVAFDRWGMADLKAILSSEGIDLPLVDWGQGYRDMGPAVDAFEIAMLEGKLRHAMHPVLRWSAGNLVYETDPAGLRKPSKNRSIDRIDPMVATIMACGLASRQEGTKTYRGQGIVWL; this is encoded by the coding sequence ATGGGCAAGCGAGGGCCAGGAGCGGCACGGCAAATCGCGGCAGGTGCGGGGGCACGGCAGGCGGCGCAGGATCTGTTCAATCCGGCACCGGCAGCACCGGCGCCGCACCCTTGGGAAGCCGAGGGGCTGACGCGCGCCGAAAGGGTGATCGCTTTTCTCGAAGACCTGCCGGTCACCAAGGGCTTTGGCGAGGGCGAGAAAGTGCGCCTGGAGCCCTTCCAGCGCGAATGGCTGCAGGCCATCTACGGCGACCGGCAGGACGGGCGGCGCCAGGTCAGGCGCGGGCTGCTGAGCGTGGCGCGCGGCAACGGCAAGACGGTGCTCTGCGCCGGCCTCTCGCTCTGCCACCTGATCGGCCCCGAGGCCGAGCGGCGCGGTGAATGCTACTCGGCCGCGGCGGTGAAAGAGCAGGCGGCGCTGATCTTTGCCGAGATGGAGGCGACGATCATGGCCACCCCGTGGATGGCCGCCCGCGTGAACATCAAGGCCTTCACCAAGGAGATCACCGATCCGCAGACCGGATCGATCTACCGCGCGCTCGCAAGCGACGGCAAGAGCGTGCACGGCCTCGCCTCCAGCTTCATCGTCTGCGACGAGCTGGCGCAATGGGGTAAGCGCGAGCTGTATGACGTGCTGGCCACATCGATGGGCAAGCGGGCCGAACCGCTGATGCTGGTGATCGGCACGCAGAGCCCGCGCGCCGAGAACATCATGAGCGAACTTGTCGACTATGCGGCGCGGATTGATTCGGGGGAGATCGAGGATCCGAGCTTCCACGGCCGGGTTTACGCCGTGCCGGAGGATGCCGACCCGTTCGATCCGAAGAACTGGCCGCTCGCCAACCCGGCCCTGGGCAAGTTCCGATCGGCTGAAGAGCTGGCGCAGGAGGCCAAGCGCGCCTCGCGGATGCCGACGTTCGAGCCGGCGTTCCGGAACCTCTACTGCAACCAGCGCGTCGATGCCGAGCCGAAGGCGATCAACCCCGCCGAGTGGGAGCTATGCGGCGGCGCATTCGACCTCGCGGCGCTGGCCGGCCGGCCCTGCTATGCTGGCCTCGACCTGTCCAGCACGCGCGACCTTTCCGCGCTGGCGCTGTATTTTCCCGAGGATGGCGGCGCGTTGGTGCTGCACGCATGGTGCCCCAAGGAGAACCTTGCCGATCGCGAGGAAACCGATCGCGTGCCCTATCGCGTCTGGTCAAAGCAGGGGCACATCGAGGCCACGCCAGGCCGCGCGATCGACAAGCGATTTATCGCCGCCAGGCTGGCCGAGGTGCGGGCATGCTACGATCTGCGCGGAGTTGCGTTCGACCGGTGGGGCATGGCGGACCTCAAGGCCATCCTGAGCAGCGAGGGTATCGATCTGCCGCTGGTAGACTGGGGCCAGGGCTATCGTGACATGGGGCCGGCGGTAGACGCGTTCGAAATCGCCATGCTGGAGGGCAAGCTGCGCCATGCCATGCATCCGGTGTTGCGCTGGTCGGCCGGGAACCTCGTTTATGAAACCGATCCGGCCGGCCTGCGCAAGCCCAGCAAGAACCGCTCGATCGACCGGATCGATCCGATGGTGGCGACGATCATGGCATGTGGGCTGGCGAGCCGCCAGGAAGGCACGAAGACCTATCGCGGGCAGGGAATCGTGTGGCTTTAG
- a CDS encoding ribbon-helix-helix domain-containing protein, which produces MASIKDNKKSRGRPVTTGTGTMIGVRLQDEQLRRLDSWIEEAGGHLSRPEAIRRLLEHAWGRTAAAKGIGPLSGRLGPLPGDD; this is translated from the coding sequence ATGGCGTCAATTAAAGATAACAAAAAATCGCGCGGCCGTCCGGTCACCACCGGCACGGGCACGATGATCGGTGTTAGGCTCCAAGATGAGCAGCTCCGGCGCCTCGACAGCTGGATCGAGGAGGCGGGGGGACACCTGTCCCGCCCAGAGGCTATTCGCCGCTTGCTGGAGCATGCGTGGGGACGCACTGCTGCGGCAAAGGGCATCGGCCCGCTGTCGGGACGCTTGGGACCACTCCCCGGCGACGACTAA